A single window of Streptomyces aquilus DNA harbors:
- a CDS encoding metallopeptidase family protein — protein MLEMTRDTFEELVAEALDRIPPELTRVMDNVAVFVEDEPPADDPDLLGLYEGTPLTERGEWYAGVLPDRISIYMGPTLRHCETRDDVVHEVAVTVVHEIAHHFGIDDERLHELGWG, from the coding sequence GTGCTGGAGATGACGCGCGACACCTTCGAAGAGCTGGTGGCCGAGGCCCTGGACCGGATCCCGCCCGAGCTGACCCGGGTCATGGACAACGTGGCGGTGTTCGTCGAGGACGAACCCCCGGCGGACGACCCCGACCTGCTCGGCCTCTACGAGGGCACCCCGCTCACCGAGCGCGGCGAGTGGTACGCGGGCGTCCTCCCCGACCGCATCTCGATCTACATGGGCCCGACCCTGCGCCACTGCGAGACCCGCGACGACGTCGTCCACGAGGTCGCCGTCACCGTCGTCCACGAGATCGCCCACCACTTCGGCATCGACGACGAGCGCCTGCACGAACTCGGCTGGGGCTGA
- a CDS encoding metallophosphoesterase family protein has translation MARVPAAVLNALIRLRRSPRALARHYRTRRPHPAVELVPQPHPWGRALGLVAVVLLGAWLGLLIVGNVRTPVGPMNTTMTLRPSLTGGTKINVSPLGALQLDSHHAPVRLDVNVDQLDPVRSQALVDHPERLSGLQDEVAKDVEHGTLDLALRSCVAVVAGATALGLAVYRRPRRALAAGGLALTLLAACGGTAYATWNPDSVLQPKFSGLLSSAPSLVGNARSIVTEFDVYQQELARLVTNVTKLYDVTSTLPAYQPDPTTIRVLHVSDIHLNPASWKIIASLVEQYQVNVIVDSGDTMDHGTAAENGFLDPVADLGAPYVWVRGNHDSRVTQRYLERMKNVHVLDDGRAETVAGLRFAGLGDPQFTPDRSEKSGAQETQEAAGARLAASLRDWTTAGKPVDVAVIHEPSAAREVDGSVPLVLSGHLHHEETEVMSNGTRLRVEGSTGGSGLRAVEGKYPDPIEASILYFDRDTRRLQAWDSIELGGLGLTTAEVSRHLPEENLPGATRTPTPSPTPPSTPSGRAP, from the coding sequence ATGGCCCGCGTCCCCGCCGCAGTCCTGAACGCCCTGATCCGTCTCCGCCGCTCGCCGCGCGCCCTCGCCCGGCACTACCGCACCCGCCGACCGCACCCGGCCGTCGAGCTCGTGCCCCAGCCGCACCCGTGGGGCCGCGCCCTCGGCCTGGTCGCGGTCGTGCTGCTCGGCGCCTGGCTGGGCCTGCTGATCGTCGGCAACGTCCGCACCCCCGTCGGGCCCATGAACACCACGATGACCCTGCGTCCGTCCCTCACCGGCGGCACGAAGATCAACGTCTCCCCGCTCGGCGCCCTGCAACTGGACAGCCACCACGCCCCGGTCCGCCTCGACGTCAACGTCGACCAGCTCGACCCGGTCCGCTCCCAGGCCCTGGTCGACCACCCCGAACGCCTCTCCGGCCTCCAGGACGAGGTCGCGAAGGACGTCGAACACGGCACCCTCGACCTGGCGCTGCGCTCCTGCGTCGCCGTCGTCGCCGGCGCCACCGCCCTCGGCCTCGCCGTCTACCGCCGCCCGCGCCGCGCCCTCGCCGCCGGCGGCCTCGCCCTGACCCTGCTGGCCGCGTGCGGCGGGACGGCGTACGCCACCTGGAACCCCGACTCGGTCCTCCAGCCGAAGTTCTCCGGCCTGCTCTCCTCGGCCCCGTCCCTGGTCGGCAACGCCCGCAGCATCGTCACCGAGTTCGACGTCTACCAGCAGGAGTTGGCCCGCCTGGTGACGAACGTGACCAAGCTGTACGACGTCACGTCCACGCTCCCCGCCTACCAGCCGGACCCCACGACCATCCGCGTCCTGCACGTCTCCGACATCCATCTGAACCCGGCGAGCTGGAAGATCATCGCCTCGCTGGTGGAGCAGTACCAGGTCAACGTCATCGTCGACTCCGGCGACACCATGGACCACGGCACCGCCGCCGAGAACGGCTTCCTCGACCCGGTCGCCGACCTCGGGGCGCCGTACGTCTGGGTCCGCGGCAACCACGACTCCCGGGTCACCCAGCGCTACCTGGAACGCATGAAGAACGTCCACGTCCTCGACGACGGCCGCGCCGAGACCGTCGCCGGGCTGCGCTTCGCGGGGCTGGGCGATCCCCAGTTCACGCCCGACCGCAGCGAGAAGTCCGGCGCCCAGGAGACCCAGGAGGCGGCCGGCGCCCGGCTCGCGGCGTCGCTGCGGGACTGGACGACCGCCGGGAAGCCCGTCGACGTCGCCGTGATCCACGAGCCCTCCGCCGCCCGCGAGGTCGACGGCTCGGTCCCGCTGGTCCTCTCCGGGCATCTGCACCACGAGGAGACGGAGGTCATGAGCAACGGCACCCGGCTGCGCGTCGAGGGCTCCACCGGCGGCAGCGGGCTGCGCGCGGTCGAGGGCAAGTACCCGGACCCGATCGAGGCCTCGATCCTCTACTTCGACCGCGACACCCGCCGCCTCCAGGCCTGGGACTCGATCGAACTGGGCGGCCTCGGCCTGACGACCGCCGAGGTCAGCCGCCATCTCCCGGAGGAGAACCTGCCGGGCGCGACCCGCACGCCGACCCCCTCCCCGACCCCGCCCTCCACCCCTTCCGGCCGGGCTCCCTAA
- the hrpA gene encoding ATP-dependent RNA helicase HrpA, with protein MSTHPAPAPGASDAPSLGALAPRLSELSLRDAHRIGRRLEGARKIRKPEARAAVLAEIEGEVAKAEERMAGRRSRVPAVSYPEQLPVSQKKDEIADAIRDHQVVIVAGETGSGKTTQIPKICMELGRGVRGMIGHTQPRRIAARTVAERVAEELNTPLGEAVGWKVRFTDQVNPDATFIKLMTDGILLAEIQTDRELRAYDTIIIDEAHERSLNIDFLLGYLAQLLPKRPDLKVVITSATIDPERFSRHFGDAPIVEVSGRTYPVEVRYRPLLEEDSDDADRDQITAICDAVEELQAEGKGDILVFLSGEREIRDTADALNKRNYPRAGGANGQGTEVLPLYARLSHAEQHRVFQPHTGRRIVLATNVAETSLTVPGIKYVIDPGFARISRYSHRTKVQRLPIEAISQASANQRKGRCGRTSDGVCIRLYSEDDFLARPEFTDAEILRTNLASVILQMTAAGLGDIEKFPFIDPPDHRNIRDGVQLLQELGALNPAEKDPRKRLTDTGRKLAQLPVDPRLARMVLEADKNGCVREVMVIAAALSIQDPRERPADKQTQADQQHARFRDETSDFLAYLNLWRYVREQQKERGSSSFRRMCKQEYLNFLRIREWQDIYTQLRTVAKQMGIHLNEEDAPDQSVHVSLLAGLLSHIGMKDVKDGNKNEYLGARSAKFAIFPGSSLFKKQPRFVMSAELVETSRLWARVNAKIEPEWVEPLAEHLLKRTYSEPHWEKDQAAVMAYEKVTLYGVPIVAQRKVNYGRIDPETSRELFIRNALVEGDWRTHHKFYADNRRLLSEVEELEHRARRRDIVVDDDTLFDFYDQRVPEHVVSGAHFDSWWKRKRHEQPDFLDFEREMLIRESAEAVTKADYPDSWRQGQLKFRVTYQFEPGADADGVTVHIPLQVLNQVTDEGFDWQIPGLREEVVTELIRSLPKPIRRNYVPAPNFAKRFLDTAVPLQEPLTTTMARELKRMVGVPFEAEDFDWSKIPDHLRITFRIVDERRRKLAEDKDLEALKLQLKPKARKALSQAAAATAERQGGESLERKGLTDWTIGTLTRVFETRRAGQPVKAYPALVDDGDTVSVRLFDTEAEQAEAMWKGTRRLVLRNIPVNPAKFASDHLTNAQKLALSANPHGTIQALFDDCAMAAADKLIGDFGGPAWDEESYRKLYDKVRAEIVDTTVRTVGQVQQVLAAWQACERRLKGVRSPALLANLTDVRKQLDALVKPGFVTATGLRRLPDLMRYLVAADRRLQQMPTAVQRDTTRMEKVHEMQDEYAWLLEQMPQGRPVPTAVLDIRWMIEELRVSYFAHALGTAYPISDKRIVKAIDAAVP; from the coding sequence ATGTCTACGCATCCTGCCCCCGCCCCCGGCGCCTCCGACGCCCCGAGCCTCGGCGCCCTCGCCCCCCGCCTGAGCGAGCTGTCCCTGCGCGACGCGCACCGGATCGGCCGCCGGCTCGAAGGTGCGCGCAAGATCCGCAAGCCGGAGGCCCGTGCCGCCGTGCTCGCCGAGATCGAGGGCGAGGTCGCGAAGGCCGAGGAACGCATGGCCGGGCGGCGCTCCCGCGTGCCCGCCGTCAGCTATCCCGAGCAGCTCCCGGTCAGCCAGAAGAAGGACGAGATCGCGGACGCCATCCGTGATCACCAGGTCGTGATCGTGGCCGGTGAGACCGGGTCCGGCAAGACGACGCAGATCCCGAAGATCTGCATGGAGCTGGGGCGTGGCGTCCGCGGCATGATCGGGCACACGCAGCCCCGTCGTATCGCCGCCCGGACCGTCGCCGAGCGCGTGGCCGAGGAGCTGAACACCCCCCTCGGCGAGGCCGTCGGCTGGAAGGTGCGGTTCACCGACCAGGTGAACCCGGACGCCACCTTCATCAAGCTGATGACGGACGGCATCCTGCTCGCCGAGATCCAGACCGACCGCGAGCTGCGCGCCTACGACACGATCATCATCGACGAGGCCCACGAGCGGTCCCTCAACATCGACTTCCTGCTCGGCTACCTCGCCCAGCTGCTGCCGAAGCGCCCGGACCTCAAGGTCGTGATCACCTCCGCGACCATCGACCCCGAGCGCTTCTCCCGGCACTTCGGGGACGCCCCGATCGTCGAGGTCAGCGGCCGGACCTACCCGGTGGAGGTGCGCTACCGCCCGCTGCTCGAAGAGGACTCCGACGACGCCGACCGCGACCAGATCACCGCGATCTGCGACGCCGTCGAGGAGCTCCAGGCCGAGGGCAAGGGCGACATCCTGGTCTTCCTCTCCGGCGAGCGGGAGATCCGCGACACCGCGGACGCGCTCAACAAGAGGAACTACCCCCGCGCCGGAGGCGCCAATGGGCAGGGCACGGAAGTCCTCCCCCTCTACGCCCGGCTCTCGCACGCCGAGCAGCACCGCGTCTTCCAGCCGCACACCGGCCGCAGGATCGTTCTGGCGACGAACGTCGCCGAGACCTCGCTGACCGTCCCGGGCATCAAGTACGTCATCGACCCGGGCTTCGCCCGTATCTCCCGCTACAGCCACCGCACCAAGGTCCAGCGGCTCCCCATCGAGGCGATCTCGCAGGCCAGCGCCAACCAGCGCAAGGGCCGCTGCGGCCGTACGTCCGACGGTGTCTGCATCCGGCTGTACAGCGAGGACGACTTCCTCGCCCGCCCGGAGTTCACCGACGCGGAGATCCTCCGCACGAACCTCGCCTCCGTCATCCTCCAGATGACCGCGGCCGGCCTCGGCGACATCGAGAAGTTCCCCTTCATCGACCCGCCGGACCACCGCAACATCCGCGACGGCGTGCAGCTCCTCCAGGAGCTCGGCGCGCTGAACCCGGCCGAGAAGGACCCGCGCAAGCGGCTCACCGACACCGGCCGCAAGCTCGCCCAGCTGCCCGTCGACCCGCGGCTGGCCCGCATGGTCCTGGAGGCCGACAAGAACGGCTGTGTCCGCGAGGTCATGGTCATAGCGGCGGCGCTGTCCATCCAGGACCCGCGTGAGCGCCCCGCCGACAAGCAGACCCAGGCCGACCAGCAGCACGCCCGCTTCCGCGACGAGACCAGTGACTTCCTCGCCTATCTGAACCTGTGGCGGTACGTCCGCGAGCAGCAGAAGGAGCGGGGTTCGAGTTCCTTCCGCCGGATGTGCAAGCAGGAGTACCTCAACTTCCTGCGCATCCGCGAGTGGCAGGACATCTATACGCAACTGCGTACCGTCGCCAAGCAGATGGGCATCCATCTGAACGAGGAGGACGCGCCGGACCAGTCCGTCCACGTCTCCCTCCTCGCCGGCCTTCTCTCCCACATCGGGATGAAGGACGTGAAGGACGGCAACAAGAACGAGTACCTGGGCGCCCGCAGCGCCAAGTTCGCGATCTTCCCGGGCTCGTCGCTCTTCAAGAAGCAGCCCCGTTTCGTCATGTCGGCGGAACTGGTGGAGACTTCACGCCTCTGGGCCCGCGTCAACGCCAAGATCGAGCCGGAGTGGGTCGAGCCGCTCGCCGAGCACCTGCTGAAGCGGACGTACTCCGAACCGCACTGGGAGAAGGACCAGGCGGCCGTGATGGCGTACGAGAAGGTCACGCTGTACGGCGTACCGATCGTCGCCCAGCGCAAGGTCAACTACGGCCGGATCGACCCGGAGACATCCCGCGAGCTTTTCATCCGCAACGCCCTGGTCGAGGGTGACTGGCGCACGCACCACAAGTTCTACGCCGACAACCGCAGGCTGCTGAGCGAGGTCGAGGAGCTCGAACACCGGGCCCGCCGCCGGGACATCGTCGTGGACGACGACACCCTCTTCGACTTCTACGACCAGCGGGTGCCCGAACACGTCGTCTCCGGCGCCCACTTCGACTCCTGGTGGAAGCGCAAGCGGCACGAGCAGCCCGACTTCCTCGACTTCGAGCGGGAGATGCTCATCCGGGAGTCGGCGGAGGCGGTCACCAAGGCCGACTATCCGGACTCCTGGCGGCAGGGGCAGCTGAAGTTCCGGGTCACCTACCAGTTCGAGCCGGGCGCGGACGCCGACGGTGTCACCGTCCACATCCCGCTCCAGGTCCTCAACCAGGTCACGGACGAGGGCTTCGACTGGCAGATCCCGGGCCTGCGCGAGGAGGTCGTGACGGAGCTGATCCGCTCCCTCCCCAAGCCGATCCGCCGCAACTACGTCCCGGCGCCGAACTTCGCCAAACGCTTCCTGGACACGGCGGTCCCCCTCCAGGAGCCGCTGACGACCACCATGGCCCGCGAGCTCAAGCGCATGGTCGGGGTGCCCTTCGAGGCCGAGGACTTCGACTGGTCGAAGATCCCGGACCACCTGCGCATCACCTTCCGGATCGTCGACGAGCGGCGCCGCAAGCTGGCCGAGGACAAGGATCTGGAGGCGCTGAAGCTCCAGCTGAAGCCGAAGGCGCGCAAGGCCCTCTCGCAGGCCGCGGCGGCCACCGCCGAGCGCCAGGGGGGCGAGTCCCTGGAGCGCAAGGGCCTCACGGACTGGACGATCGGCACGCTGACGCGGGTCTTCGAGACGCGCCGGGCGGGTCAGCCGGTGAAGGCGTACCCGGCCCTCGTGGACGACGGCGACACCGTCTCGGTCCGCCTCTTCGACACGGAGGCGGAACAGGCGGAGGCGATGTGGAAGGGCACGCGCAGGCTGGTGCTCCGCAACATCCCGGTGAACCCGGCGAAGTTCGCCAGCGATCACCTGACGAACGCCCAGAAGCTGGCGCTCTCGGCCAACCCCCACGGCACGATCCAGGCCCTGTTCGACGACTGCGCGATGGCGGCGGCGGACAAGCTGATCGGCGACTTCGGGGGGCCGGCGTGGGACGAGGAGTCGTACCGGAAGCTGTACGACAAGGTCCGCGCGGAGATCGTCGACACGACGGTGCGTACGGTCGGACAGGTGCAGCAGGTGCTGGCCGCCTGGCAGGCCTGTGAGCGGCGTCTGAAGGGCGTACGCAGCCCCGCGCTCCTCGCGAACCTGACGGACGTGCGCAAGCAGCTGGACGCCCTCGTGAA